The following are from one region of the Methanobacterium veterum genome:
- a CDS encoding phosphate ABC transporter substrate-binding protein, translating into MNSKYLIGIIVAIVVIIGAYFALAGSSNQQTIQIAGSTSVQPVAEKLAQAYMEKHPNVKINVQGGGTSVGITSAQQGTADIGTASSKPKDSDAQGLVQTQIAKDGIVVIVNNDNKVSALTVNQTKDIFSGNITDWSKVGGSSGTISVITREDGSGTRDGFQNIVMGGKNGTKIVSNAIVQSSTEAVLQAVKGNPNAIGYISLASLSGDVKAVTINGVAPSEKTVSDDTYKIVRPFIFLTKGQPTGIVKDFIDFTMSAEGQAIVKQAGAVPMTSS; encoded by the coding sequence ATGAATTCAAAATATTTGATTGGAATAATAGTAGCCATAGTAGTAATAATTGGTGCTTACTTTGCACTTGCAGGAAGCTCAAATCAACAAACAATACAGATTGCTGGTTCAACTTCCGTACAACCAGTGGCAGAGAAGTTAGCTCAAGCTTACATGGAGAAGCATCCTAATGTTAAAATAAATGTGCAGGGTGGAGGTACATCTGTAGGTATAACAAGCGCTCAACAAGGTACAGCGGATATCGGTACAGCATCTTCCAAACCTAAAGATAGCGATGCACAAGGATTAGTACAAACTCAAATTGCAAAAGATGGAATAGTTGTTATAGTAAACAACGATAATAAGGTTAGTGCCCTTACAGTTAACCAGACAAAAGATATATTCAGTGGAAATATCACCGACTGGAGCAAAGTAGGTGGTTCATCAGGTACTATAAGTGTTATAACCAGAGAAGATGGTTCAGGTACCAGAGATGGATTCCAGAATATAGTAATGGGCGGTAAGAATGGAACTAAAATTGTAAGCAATGCAATAGTCCAGAGTTCAACAGAAGCTGTTTTACAGGCAGTTAAAGGAAACCCTAACGCTATTGGATACATATCATTAGCAAGCCTTAGTGGTGATGTTAAAGCAGTTACAATTAACGGGGTAGCTCCTTCAGAAAAAACAGTCAGCGATGATACTTACAAAATAGTAAGACCATTCATTTTCTTAACTAAAGGCCAGCCTACTGGCATCGTTAAAGACTTTATAGACTTTACAATGAGTGCTGAAGGACAGGCTATAGTTAAACAAGCCGGAGCAGTTCCAATGACCTCTAGCTAA
- a CDS encoding roadblock/LC7 domain-containing protein, protein MKLETNFEKALISINRITGVKDSVLAGLDGIPISKLDENTSILSATTAAALGAVREMIRSISYGNLEKLIVETDSGKIIIEEFGNRHVIIVLTENSANIGMIRVTLKKVVREYMDN, encoded by the coding sequence ATGAAACTTGAAACAAATTTCGAAAAAGCTTTAATTTCTATAAATAGAATAACAGGAGTAAAAGATTCTGTTCTAGCAGGATTAGATGGTATTCCTATAAGTAAATTAGATGAAAATACTTCTATTTTAAGCGCTACAACTGCTGCAGCACTTGGTGCAGTTAGAGAAATGATTAGAAGCATTAGTTATGGTAATTTAGAGAAATTAATTGTTGAAACGGATTCGGGAAAGATTATTATAGAAGAATTTGGAAACAGGCATGTTATAATAGTATTAACAGAAAACAGTGCTAATATTGGAATGATCAGGGTAACTCTTAAAAAAGTAGTTAGAGAGTATATGGATAATTAA
- a CDS encoding PRC-barrel domain-containing protein has product MKVKDELIGKEVLDSKGHELGKVDDIDVDFDSDRIDSIILHEGGRLRGRDRVIPYSMIETVGERILLKKSGETEERREGIM; this is encoded by the coding sequence TTGAAAGTAAAAGATGAATTAATTGGAAAAGAAGTTCTAGATTCAAAAGGCCATGAACTTGGTAAAGTGGATGATATTGACGTTGATTTTGACTCCGACCGGATAGATTCTATTATTCTTCATGAAGGAGGACGTCTTAGGGGAAGAGACAGAGTTATTCCTTACAGCATGATTGAAACTGTAGGCGAAAGGATACTCTTAAAAAAATCTGGAGAAACTGAAGAAAGAAGAGAAGGAATAATGTAA
- a CDS encoding phosphate signaling complex PhoU family protein, with amino-acid sequence MYGMILENKLKKISGDLLDYSNETVDMIKNSTGSFLKENVDLAKETIEATSEVNKKSEHIEYECLKILGLHQPVARDLRLGAAILRSSTELERINTLSAYISRYAIDAAEKSSDSYKPPHIKFMSQTVQNMLKDGVGSLLSEDIQLLKRSTKNFVALQDFYNQMFLEYGDDNSSTAAMYSILIGRNLLSMGHHIMGMDDRIAYSIIGMKVVHHKVFYNVLMK; translated from the coding sequence ATGTATGGGATGATACTGGAGAATAAATTAAAAAAAATAAGCGGTGATCTTTTAGATTACAGCAATGAAACAGTAGATATGATTAAAAATTCTACTGGCAGTTTCTTAAAGGAAAATGTTGATTTAGCAAAAGAAACAATTGAGGCTACCAGTGAAGTAAACAAAAAGAGCGAGCATATTGAATATGAATGTTTGAAAATACTTGGATTACATCAACCAGTTGCTAGAGATTTAAGACTGGGGGCTGCAATTTTAAGATCATCTACTGAACTTGAGAGGATAAACACTCTCTCAGCATATATATCCAGATACGCTATAGATGCGGCAGAAAAAAGTTCAGATTCATACAAACCGCCCCATATTAAATTCATGTCTCAGACAGTACAAAACATGCTGAAAGATGGAGTCGGATCACTTTTAAGTGAGGATATACAGCTTCTAAAACGTTCAACTAAAAATTTCGTTGCTCTTCAGGACTTTTATAATCAGATGTTTTTAGAATATGGTGATGACAACTCTTCAACTGCTGCAATGTATTCAATCCTTATTGGAAGGAATCTCTTAAGTATGGGGCATCATATAATGGGGATGGATGATAGGATAGCTTACTCTATAATAGGAATGAAGGTTGTACACCATAAAGTGTTCTACAATGTCTTAATGAAGTAA
- a CDS encoding citryl-CoA lyase translates to MITEDVLKDIFKPRTLKWRTSITKVEPNKLTTRGYLQEDLIGNISFAEMIHLLIKGELPSKNEAKMLGAVLVSFCDHGVTPPSTQAARIMASTGSPLHACIAGGLLAFGKNHAGAIEHAMKTLQDGIKRTEDDINRIAEEIVGHFLKNDEKICGFGHRYHDEDPRARRLIELAKKYGCFSKHSELAITIENLLFEKKGIRMNIDGANGAILSDMGFNWTVGSGMFMIGRLPGILAHVNEEKTRESPFRKFFEIDEIYYDGV, encoded by the coding sequence ATGATAACGGAAGATGTGTTAAAAGATATATTCAAACCGAGAACTCTAAAGTGGAGAACTTCAATAACAAAAGTTGAACCCAACAAATTAACCACACGGGGCTATTTACAGGAAGATCTCATAGGAAATATATCTTTTGCCGAAATGATACACCTGCTCATAAAAGGAGAGCTGCCTTCCAAAAATGAAGCCAAAATGTTAGGGGCAGTTCTGGTATCATTTTGTGACCATGGTGTTACTCCCCCAAGTACACAGGCTGCAAGGATCATGGCATCCACAGGATCTCCGCTGCATGCATGCATCGCAGGCGGCCTTCTTGCATTTGGTAAAAACCATGCAGGAGCCATAGAACATGCCATGAAAACTCTCCAAGACGGAATTAAAAGAACAGAAGATGACATTAATAGAATTGCAGAAGAAATAGTTGGTCATTTTTTAAAAAATGATGAAAAGATATGTGGTTTTGGACATAGATATCATGATGAAGACCCGAGAGCACGGAGACTTATAGAGCTTGCAAAAAAATACGGGTGCTTCAGCAAACATTCAGAACTTGCTATTACAATTGAAAACCTGCTCTTTGAAAAAAAAGGTATTCGAATGAATATTGATGGTGCAAATGGAGCAATTTTATCAGATATGGGTTTCAACTGGACAGTTGGAAGCGGCATGTTTATGATCGGCCGCTTACCTGGTATTTTAGCACATGTAAATGAAGAAAAAACAAGAGAATCTCCATTTAGAAAATTTTTTGAAATAGACGAAATTTACTATGATGGAGTATAA
- a CDS encoding phosphate ABC transporter substrate-binding protein yields the protein MNMNRKYKYGIVIAIIIIIAYLTIIPSSQYERIQIAGSTSVQPVAEALADAYMEKHPNVRINVQGGGSSLGISSVSQGITEIGTSSRDLTPQEKEGLIEYEIGKEGIVIAVNNNNNVTTLSTEQVRGIFNGAITNWDQVGGSNTQIHVVTREEGSGTRSSFENLIMDDTKIKSDAVVQSSTESVKQVVKQDPGAIGFVSLAHMSSDVTALKINGIGPSAQTVANGSYKLQTAFLFVVKGEPQGTVKDFIDFTLSPEGQAIVKSQNIVPVNM from the coding sequence ATGAACATGAATCGGAAATACAAGTATGGAATAGTAATTGCCATCATTATAATTATCGCTTATCTAACAATTATCCCATCAAGTCAATATGAAAGAATACAAATTGCAGGTTCTACATCGGTACAACCTGTAGCTGAGGCATTAGCTGATGCTTACATGGAAAAGCATCCTAACGTTAGAATAAACGTGCAGGGTGGAGGATCCAGTTTAGGTATAAGCAGTGTTTCACAAGGTATAACTGAAATAGGTACAAGTTCAAGAGATTTAACGCCACAAGAAAAAGAAGGGCTTATAGAATATGAAATAGGAAAAGAAGGTATTGTCATAGCTGTTAATAACAACAACAATGTAACCACATTAAGTACCGAACAGGTTAGAGGTATCTTCAACGGTGCTATTACAAACTGGGATCAGGTTGGAGGATCCAACACACAGATCCATGTTGTAACCAGGGAAGAAGGATCAGGTACACGGTCATCTTTTGAGAATTTAATAATGGATGATACAAAAATCAAGTCTGATGCAGTGGTACAGAGTTCAACTGAATCTGTTAAACAGGTAGTTAAACAGGATCCTGGTGCAATAGGATTTGTTTCATTAGCACATATGAGCAGCGATGTTACAGCTTTAAAAATTAACGGAATTGGCCCTTCAGCACAAACCGTGGCAAATGGATCTTATAAACTACAAACTGCATTCCTTTTTGTGGTTAAAGGGGAACCACAGGGAACAGTTAAAGACTTTATTGACTTTACATTAAGTCCTGAAGGACAAGCTATAGTAAAGAGCCAGAATATTGTTCCTGTTAATATGTAA
- the pstC gene encoding phosphate ABC transporter permease subunit PstC, translated as MTKYEEFLVEKGLFIMAILSIIVIVLIIGFIFQQGAPAMDQIGILKFIFGMNWSPSDDQYGVFTMIIGSLGITALSLLFAVPLSLCCAIFLAELAPRTVRRILKPVIETLAGIPSVVYGFFGLIVLVPIMRVYFGGTGFSMLAASLILTVMVLPTIISISEDALKSVPVEYKEASLALGATHWQTIRNVIFPAAIPGIITAIILGMGRAIGETLAVIMVAGNVAQIPNSIFDPVRALTSNIALEMGYATGLHYSALFATGIVLFIMIIILLIIANYFHYKKKVVIGGGYL; from the coding sequence ATGACGAAGTATGAAGAATTTCTAGTGGAAAAAGGGCTTTTCATAATGGCCATTTTGTCTATTATAGTAATAGTTCTGATCATAGGATTCATATTCCAGCAAGGGGCCCCGGCGATGGACCAGATTGGAATCTTGAAGTTTATATTTGGAATGAATTGGTCGCCGTCTGATGACCAGTACGGTGTTTTTACAATGATCATTGGATCATTGGGTATAACTGCCCTTTCACTGTTGTTTGCAGTGCCATTATCATTGTGTTGTGCAATATTCCTGGCAGAACTTGCACCCCGTACAGTGAGAAGGATTTTAAAGCCAGTTATTGAAACTCTTGCAGGTATACCTTCTGTTGTATACGGATTCTTTGGGCTTATAGTACTTGTCCCAATTATGAGGGTATATTTTGGAGGGACTGGTTTCAGCATGCTCGCAGCATCTTTAATTCTTACAGTAATGGTTCTTCCGACTATAATAAGTATATCTGAAGATGCATTAAAGTCGGTTCCTGTAGAATATAAAGAAGCATCTCTTGCACTTGGTGCAACTCACTGGCAAACAATAAGAAATGTTATTTTCCCAGCAGCTATTCCGGGAATTATAACTGCAATAATACTGGGAATGGGTAGAGCAATTGGTGAAACACTTGCTGTGATTATGGTTGCAGGAAACGTCGCACAGATTCCAAACTCAATATTTGATCCGGTGAGGGCGTTAACATCAAATATAGCCCTTGAAATGGGTTATGCAACAGGATTACATTACAGTGCACTGTTTGCAACAGGAATAGTTCTGTTTATCATGATAATCATCCTTCTTATAATAGCTAACTACTTCCACTACAAGAAGAAGGTTGTAATTGGAGGAGGGTACTTATAA
- a CDS encoding roadblock/LC7 domain-containing protein, with the protein MGIREDVGGILNELMERAPGDVTGAALLRPDGLMIASVLPQDTDEKRLAAMGAAIVGTSQRTCDELSRGDLGEIIIEGSVGKATFSFAGTKGILAVLSPKDVNLGLVLMEVERTADKVKEVMEK; encoded by the coding sequence ATGGGTATTCGTGAAGACGTAGGTGGAATTTTGAATGAGCTTATGGAAAGAGCTCCTGGTGATGTTACTGGTGCTGCTCTTTTAAGGCCGGATGGTTTAATGATAGCATCTGTTTTACCTCAAGACACTGATGAGAAACGTTTAGCTGCAATGGGTGCAGCAATTGTAGGTACTTCTCAAAGAACTTGTGATGAATTGAGTAGAGGAGATTTGGGTGAAATTATAATTGAAGGAAGTGTTGGGAAAGCCACATTCTCTTTTGCAGGTACTAAAGGTATTTTAGCTGTACTTTCACCTAAAGATGTGAATCTGGGTTTAGTACTCATGGAAGTAGAAAGAACAGCAGATAAAGTGAAAGAAGTAATGGAGAAATAA
- a CDS encoding roadblock/LC7 domain-containing protein, which produces MRPISEQIYEVLGDMQERADINESYVIRKDGLIFTSSNPHVKNQRIAAMSASLLEIGKKTLEDVGNDDLKRLLITGDKIQIIIMGFSSVALVCSMNSNANTGMVFLRMKKAVEEIYDIMQEAYGSDSI; this is translated from the coding sequence ATGAGGCCGATTTCAGAGCAAATTTATGAAGTTCTTGGGGATATGCAGGAACGTGCTGATATTAATGAGTCCTACGTTATCCGAAAGGACGGACTGATATTTACTTCAAGTAACCCCCACGTTAAAAACCAGAGAATAGCTGCAATGTCTGCATCTTTACTGGAAATTGGTAAAAAAACCCTTGAAGATGTGGGTAATGATGATTTAAAACGTCTTTTAATAACTGGAGATAAGATACAGATAATTATTATGGGTTTCTCATCTGTAGCTTTGGTATGTTCTATGAATTCAAATGCCAATACAGGTATGGTTTTTTTAAGGATGAAAAAAGCAGTAGAAGAGATATATGATATAATGCAGGAAGCTTACGGATCTGATTCAATATAA
- a CDS encoding phosphate signaling complex PhoU family protein, whose translation MTKKTKNSTLKAILDIILYEHPSTQDEIAEKLGITRRYVTKLLQPLITKGVVKRAYTLDLKKFDEFSEVFEEEKTSREHAGTLYIKEMIKNMSNHVCKQLDRSFEALSTYDDELASKALNMDYITNNMHEKVRTSVDMALSMNPSSEFSKTMAFSEVAYDLERIGDHSCQFANFTMKESYEVDPEMLVYLGEMYETAKKMVNYSMDIFLNEKLELKSKVMDYEEKIHALQKKALNCIATQMAEASFDDTERSTYYLSLSRVVKAFERIGDISIEIIDVSREFYENIPRTTTPERFRRNPKLSNLK comes from the coding sequence ATGACTAAGAAAACAAAAAATAGCACTTTAAAAGCGATACTGGATATCATCCTATATGAACATCCCTCAACTCAGGATGAAATCGCTGAAAAACTTGGAATAACTCGGAGATACGTTACAAAACTGCTTCAACCCCTTATAACTAAGGGGGTTGTAAAGAGAGCATACACTCTTGATTTAAAAAAGTTCGATGAATTTTCAGAAGTTTTTGAAGAAGAAAAAACATCAAGGGAACATGCTGGGACATTATACATCAAAGAAATGATTAAAAACATGTCTAATCATGTTTGTAAACAGCTCGACAGATCTTTTGAAGCGCTTTCAACTTATGATGATGAACTGGCAAGTAAAGCACTGAATATGGACTATATTACAAATAACATGCATGAAAAAGTAAGAACCTCTGTAGACATGGCATTATCTATGAATCCTTCTTCAGAATTCAGTAAAACAATGGCTTTCAGTGAGGTAGCATATGATTTAGAGCGTATCGGTGACCATTCCTGTCAATTTGCTAATTTTACAATGAAAGAATCATATGAAGTTGATCCAGAAATGCTTGTATATCTTGGTGAAATGTATGAGACTGCAAAGAAAATGGTTAATTACTCAATGGATATCTTCTTAAATGAAAAACTTGAATTAAAGAGTAAAGTAATGGATTACGAAGAAAAAATACATGCTTTGCAGAAAAAAGCATTAAACTGCATCGCAACTCAAATGGCAGAAGCATCCTTTGATGATACTGAACGTTCGACATATTACCTGTCTTTATCAAGGGTAGTTAAGGCCTTTGAAAGGATTGGAGATATATCTATTGAAATAATAGATGTTTCAAGGGAATTTTATGAAAATATACCTAGAACTACAACTCCTGAAAGATTTAGACGGAATCCTAAATTATCTAATTTAAAATAA
- the pstB gene encoding phosphate ABC transporter ATP-binding protein PstB: MDYRIEVEDLNVYFDEAHILKDINIKIRKNTVTSLIGPSGCGKSTFVRTLNRMNDLIDTFKLDGSVLLDGQDIYDPKLDVVELRKKVGMVFQKPNPFPKSIFDNVAYGLRVHGIEDKSVLAERVEESLKGAALWDEVKDKLDKSAMGLSGGQQQRLCIARTIAVNPEVILMDEPASALDPISTTKIEDLIHKLKKDYTIIIVTHNMQQATRVSKYTAFFLHGEIVESGLTDKIFIEPEDKRTEDYITGRFG; the protein is encoded by the coding sequence ATGGATTATCGAATTGAAGTTGAAGATTTAAACGTTTACTTTGACGAAGCACATATTTTAAAGGACATTAACATTAAGATCCGTAAAAATACTGTTACTTCACTTATAGGACCTTCCGGTTGCGGAAAATCAACATTTGTACGTACTTTAAACCGTATGAACGACCTTATTGACACATTTAAATTGGATGGAAGCGTTCTTTTAGACGGTCAAGATATTTACGATCCAAAGTTAGATGTGGTTGAGTTAAGAAAAAAGGTAGGAATGGTATTTCAAAAGCCGAACCCATTTCCAAAGTCTATATTTGACAATGTAGCATATGGTCTCAGGGTACACGGAATCGAAGATAAATCAGTACTGGCTGAAAGAGTTGAAGAAAGTTTAAAAGGTGCTGCACTGTGGGATGAGGTCAAGGATAAGCTGGATAAATCAGCTATGGGACTTTCTGGAGGTCAGCAGCAGAGACTATGTATAGCAAGGACCATTGCAGTAAATCCTGAAGTTATATTAATGGACGAACCTGCATCAGCACTTGATCCTATATCAACAACAAAAATAGAGGACTTAATTCACAAACTGAAAAAGGATTATACCATAATTATCGTTACACACAACATGCAGCAGGCTACAAGGGTTTCCAAATACACAGCATTTTTCTTACATGGAGAAATCGTAGAAAGCGGACTCACCGATAAAATATTCATAGAGCCTGAAGATAAGCGTACAGAAGATTACATAACTGGTAGATTTGGTTAA
- the phoU gene encoding phosphate signaling complex protein PhoU, whose amino-acid sequence MERKKYPRILFRKRLRELKEDVNEIGQIAIQAHKNAIKAFNNYDKDLLDDVTKARDKIEELSFHLERKCISIIASEQPVAMDLRFIEACIKVGSHLKRIGSLSVNIAEAAKNLKGEEIPARSMEDLNHMANLVQMMLSKGLYSFIDQNMDMARELRHDDDKVDDLFDQSLENVTSSMFQNKDSISYMIYLLFIARFLERIADRAVSLGDRTIFMITCEKPKKLELKK is encoded by the coding sequence ATGGAAAGGAAAAAATATCCCAGGATACTGTTTCGAAAAAGGCTAAGAGAGCTGAAAGAAGATGTAAATGAAATTGGACAGATAGCAATCCAGGCACATAAAAATGCAATCAAAGCTTTCAATAACTATGACAAGGATCTGTTGGATGATGTCACTAAAGCCCGTGATAAAATAGAAGAATTGAGTTTCCATTTAGAACGGAAATGTATTAGCATCATTGCTTCAGAGCAACCTGTTGCAATGGATTTAAGATTTATTGAAGCTTGTATTAAAGTTGGAAGTCATTTAAAGAGGATAGGTAGCTTATCAGTAAATATTGCCGAAGCCGCTAAAAATTTAAAAGGCGAAGAAATTCCAGCGAGGTCTATGGAAGATCTTAACCACATGGCTAATCTTGTGCAGATGATGCTCAGTAAAGGTTTATACTCATTTATAGATCAGAACATGGACATGGCAAGAGAACTGAGGCATGATGACGATAAGGTGGATGATTTATTTGATCAGTCCCTTGAAAATGTTACAAGCAGTATGTTCCAAAACAAGGATTCCATATCTTATATGATATATTTGCTGTTCATTGCAAGATTCCTGGAACGAATCGCTGATCGTGCGGTAAGTTTAGGGGACAGAACAATCTTTATGATAACATGCGAAAAACCTAAAAAACTTGAATTAAAAAAATAG
- a CDS encoding DUF2226 domain-containing protein, which produces MWLPSDEPKNKLYGNKLDKSYLPLSGYMRVLNENYESILFLSDDLVVGAWYLNAKSLNELYENDAMEKVKILDESRIEIYETGEKLFKTILELNEECKLSLPIRINMFWDKIGLNTTDSREELLSKYRINEPSVIDVDNLIKDYKSKTED; this is translated from the coding sequence ATGTGGCTCCCATCAGATGAACCTAAGAATAAACTGTATGGAAACAAACTTGATAAATCTTATCTACCTTTATCAGGTTACATGAGAGTTTTAAATGAAAATTATGAGTCTATATTATTTTTAAGTGATGATCTAGTTGTAGGTGCCTGGTATCTAAATGCTAAATCTTTAAATGAACTTTATGAAAATGATGCAATGGAAAAAGTTAAAATCCTCGATGAATCTAGAATTGAGATATATGAAACTGGTGAAAAACTATTTAAAACTATTCTTGAGTTGAATGAGGAGTGTAAATTATCATTACCTATACGTATTAATATGTTTTGGGATAAGATTGGATTAAATACTACAGATTCTCGTGAAGAACTGTTATCTAAGTATAGGATAAATGAACCATCTGTAATTGATGTGGATAATTTAATAAAAGATTATAAGTCCAAGACGGAGGATTGA
- a CDS encoding 2TM domain-containing protein, producing MVDEPYEKDAYIRAKKRVEEVRGFYSHLISYIVVNAFLAIINFFTTPGFWWFLFISFFWGIGLVAHGSSVFMKRGIFSKEWEERKIKEYMEKEKE from the coding sequence ATGGTTGATGAACCATATGAAAAAGATGCATATATCCGAGCTAAAAAAAGAGTTGAAGAAGTGAGAGGTTTTTACTCACATTTAATTAGTTATATTGTCGTGAATGCATTCCTGGCAATCATTAATTTCTTTACGACTCCGGGTTTCTGGTGGTTCCTATTTATATCCTTCTTCTGGGGAATAGGTCTTGTTGCACATGGATCATCAGTTTTCATGAAGCGAGGGATATTTTCCAAAGAATGGGAAGAGCGAAAAATCAAAGAATACATGGAAAAAGAGAAAGAATAA
- a CDS encoding MarR family transcriptional regulator gives MVKWKNEELRRELMMNTLDYLSRKNNASIEELADYTGQEYAIIAQLMHDLENKGLIKSETVFNLKNESK, from the coding sequence ATGGTCAAATGGAAAAATGAGGAGTTAAGACGCGAATTAATGATGAATACATTAGATTATTTAAGCAGAAAGAACAATGCGTCTATTGAAGAGTTAGCTGATTATACTGGCCAGGAATATGCAATAATAGCTCAATTAATGCATGATTTGGAAAATAAGGGCCTTATAAAATCAGAAACAGTTTTTAATTTAAAGAATGAGTCAAAATAA
- the pstA gene encoding phosphate ABC transporter permease PstA yields MLNIKIMSPKMSQRIMKGVFWASGILTVILLLVIIGYILYKGLPVVNMSFIFSNPIDSGKSGGIFPMIVSSLYVTLIAVAVATPLGVGAAVYLSEYAGENNLVKLIRFGAETLASIPSIVYGLFGLAFFVVYLGLGWCVLSGGLILAIMALPTILQVAEVSLEAVPASYREGSLAIGATKWQTIYNVVLPAAVPGITTGVILGLARAISEAAAIMFAVGAALSVPISIFDPARPLPLHLYILATEGISLDNAYGTAAVLVLIVLVITVVTNTLVERYSKKMMGR; encoded by the coding sequence ATGTTAAATATTAAAATTATGTCTCCTAAAATGTCCCAAAGAATCATGAAAGGAGTTTTTTGGGCATCAGGGATATTAACAGTTATTCTATTGCTCGTTATTATAGGGTATATACTTTATAAGGGGCTGCCAGTTGTAAACATGAGTTTCATATTCAGTAACCCTATAGATTCTGGTAAATCTGGAGGTATATTCCCAATGATAGTGTCAAGCTTATATGTGACGCTTATAGCAGTTGCTGTTGCAACTCCTCTGGGTGTTGGGGCAGCAGTTTACCTTTCAGAATATGCTGGAGAAAATAATCTGGTTAAACTAATAAGATTTGGAGCAGAAACATTGGCATCCATTCCTTCAATTGTATACGGGCTGTTTGGACTGGCGTTTTTTGTTGTCTATCTTGGGCTCGGATGGTGTGTATTATCTGGAGGTCTAATACTGGCAATTATGGCGCTCCCCACAATATTGCAGGTAGCTGAAGTTTCACTGGAAGCTGTACCTGCATCATACAGGGAAGGAAGCCTTGCAATAGGTGCTACTAAATGGCAAACAATTTATAATGTTGTTTTGCCTGCGGCAGTTCCGGGAATTACCACTGGTGTGATACTGGGACTTGCAAGGGCTATTTCAGAGGCAGCTGCAATTATGTTTGCAGTAGGCGCGGCACTATCTGTTCCTATTTCCATTTTTGATCCAGCAAGGCCTCTCCCACTGCACCTTTATATTTTAGCAACTGAGGGTATATCCCTTGACAATGCGTATGGAACTGCAGCTGTACTGGTGCTTATAGTTCTCGTAATAACCGTTGTTACAAATACATTAGTTGAAAGATACTCTAAAAAGATGATGGGGCGATAG
- a CDS encoding GTP-binding protein, with the protein MAAGSILKVVVFGALNAGKTTFVEKLSGQNLLLKGDFESITTSFDFVQIEQQGFLIHLFASPGHRRFSFMWNTLATGMDGAILLIDSTVGISPVDHELVNFITGYDVPYIIAANKTDICEIKDSQIREELSIPDEIPVVNTSALENQDLENIMGSLIRNIEKKINNLGKSNET; encoded by the coding sequence ATGGCAGCGGGATCTATCCTTAAAGTAGTTGTATTTGGTGCTCTTAATGCAGGTAAAACTACATTCGTCGAAAAATTAAGTGGGCAAAATTTACTTCTTAAAGGTGACTTTGAGAGCATTACCACAAGCTTTGATTTTGTCCAGATTGAACAGCAGGGATTCTTAATACATCTATTTGCAAGCCCGGGACATAGAAGGTTTTCTTTTATGTGGAATACTCTTGCTACTGGAATGGATGGAGCTATACTTTTAATTGATTCTACAGTGGGGATATCTCCCGTCGACCATGAACTTGTAAACTTTATAACTGGCTATGATGTACCTTATATAATTGCTGCCAATAAAACTGATATCTGTGAAATTAAAGACTCTCAAATTCGGGAAGAACTTAGTATACCTGATGAAATTCCAGTGGTTAACACGTCAGCACTTGAAAATCAAGATCTCGAAAACATAATGGGCAGTCTTATAAGAAATATTGAAAAAAAAATAAATAATTTGGGTAAATCCAATGAAACTTGA